The genome window GACCGTATTGCCCTTAGCATGATTGAAAAGGCTGAGCAGGATGGCATTCTAAAGCCTGGTGCTACTATTGTTGAAGCAACAAGCGGGAATACTGGAATCGGACTTTCTTGGGTTGGTGCTGCGAAAGGATATAAAGTTGTTATCGTTATGCCTGAAACGATGAGTGTGGAACGACGTAAGATTATCCAAGCCTATGGTGCCGAACTCGTTCTCACTCCTGGTAGCAAAGGAATGAAAGGCGCGATTGCAAAGGCTCAGGAGATCGCAGCTGAACGCGATGGCTTTCTTCCGCTCCAATTTAACAATCCAGCTAATCCTGAAGTACACGAAAGAACAACAGGAGCTGAAATTCTAGCTGCTTTCGGTTCTGATGGACTAGATGCCTTTGTAGGTGGTGTTGGTACTGGTGGAACGATCTCAGGTGTTTCTCATGCACTAAAAGCTGTCAATCCAAACATTCAGGTTTTTGCGGTTGAAGCTGATGAATCTGCGATTTTGTCTGGTGAAAAACCAGGACCTCACAAAATTCAAGGTATCTCAGCTGGATTTATTCCTGATACACTTGATACAAAAGCCTATGACGGTATCGTCCGTGTAACGTCAGATGATGCCCTTGCGCTTGGCCGTGAAATCGGCGGAAAAGAAGGGTTTCTTGTTGGGATTTCTTCAGCCGCAGCGATTTACGGGGCAATTGAAGTTGCCAAAAAATTAGGTACAGGTAAGAAAGTCCTTGCTTTAGCACCAGATAACGGCGAACGTTATCTGTCTACAGCACTCTATGAATTTGAAGTGTAGTCTCCTAAATGCACTTAGCCCTTATTATAGGGCTTTTTCTTTGTTCAATTTAAAGAAAAATCTAAGTTCCCTACAGCAAAAGAAAAAGGAAGCAAATTGCTTCCTCTTTTATCATTAGTTATTCAAGGCTGCTGCCATTGTAGCTGCAACTTCAGCTTCGAAGTCATTTGCAGCTTTCTCGATACCTTCACCAACTTCAAAGCGAGCGAACTCAACTACTGAAGCGTTAACTGAATCAAGGTATGCTTCAACTGTCTTGCTATCGTCCATGATGTAGACTTGGGCAAGAAGTGTGTAAGCTTGGTCAACTTTAGTGTTGTCAAGCATGAAGCGATCCATTTTACCTGGGATGATTTTGTCCCAGATTTTTTCAGGTTTGCCTTCTGCAGCCAACTCAGCTTTGATGTCAGCTTCAGCTTGAGCGATTACTTCTTCAGTCAATTGTGCTTTCGATCCATATTTTAAGTGTGGAAGGGCTGGTTTGTTAACCATTGCACGACTTTCGTTGTCTTGGTCGATTACGTGGTTCAATTGTGCCAACTCATCTTTAACGAATTGAGCGTCCAATTCTTTGTATGAAAGAACTGTTGGTTTCATCGCTGCGATGTGCATTGACAATTGTTTAGCAAGAGCTTCGTCTCCACCTTCGATAACTGAGATAACACCGATACGACCACCATTGTGTTGGTAAGCTCCAAAGTGTTGTGCATCTGTTTTTTCGATCAAAGCAAAGCGACGGAATGAGATTTTTTCCCCGATAGTTGCAGTTGCAGACACATAAGCTGCTTCAAGAGTTTCACCTGAAGGCATTGTCAAAGCAAGTGCTTCTTCGTTGTTAGCTGGTTTTCCTTCAGCGATTACTTTAGCAGTTGCATTTACCAATTCAACGAATTGAGCGTTTTTCGCAACGAAGTCAGTTTCAGCGTTTACTTCAATTACTGCTGCAACGTTACCGTTAACATAAACACCTGTCAAACCTTCTGCAGCAACACGATCAGCTTTCTTAGCTGCTTTCGCCATACCTTTTTCACGAAGCAATTCAATCGCTTTTTCGATATCACCGTCTGTTTCTACAAGCGCTTTTTTAGCGTCCATAACACCGGCACCAGATTTTTCACGCAACTCTTTTACAAGTTTAGCTGTAATTTCTGCCATTTTGATTCTCCTATATTTTTTAAAAAATAGGAGAGCCGGGCTACGCCCCGCCCTCCTAGGTAATTACTATTTATATGAATTAAGCATTGTCGCCTTCTACAACTTCAACGATTTCTTCGATTGAGTCAGCTTGAGCTTCTGAAGCTACAAATTCTGCTTCAACTGCTGCTGCATCTTCACCTTGACGTCCTTCGATGATAGCGTCAGCCAATTTAGCTGTGATCAATTTAACAGCGCGGATAGCGTCATCGTTAGCTGGGATGATTACATCGATATCGTCTGGATCAGTGTTTGTGTCAACCATCGCTACAACTGGAATACCCAATTTTTTAGCTTCTTTAACAGCGATTTGTTCTTTATGTGGGTCAACTACGTACATTACATCTGGGATACGAGGCATGTCTTCGATACCACCCAAGAATTTTTCAAGACGTGCACGTTGTTTGTTAAGAAGTGCAACTTCTTTCTTAGGAAGAACGTCGAAGATTCCTTCTTCTTCCATACGTTTGATTTCTTTCAAACGAGCAATACGTTTTTGGATAGTTCCCCAGTTAGTAAGAGTTCCACCCAACCAACGGTGGTTGATGTAGTATTGACCTGAACGTTCTGCTTCTTCTTTAACAGCGTCAGCAGCTTGTTTTTTAGTACCAACAAACAATACAACTGCATCGTTAGCTGCTGCATCACGCATAAAGTCGTATGCTTGGTCAGCGTATTTTACAGTTTGTTGCAAGTCGATAACGTGGATTCCGTTACGCTCAGTGAAGATGTACTTAGCCATCTTAGGGTTCCAGCGACGAGTTTGGTGACCAAAGTGTACACCAGCCTCAAGAAGTTGTTTCATTGAAATTACTGCCATGAGTATTTCTCCTTTTTGTTTTTTCCTCTTCTCGATTTCAACTTGCAAAACGACCCAAGGGCAACAGTTTCACAATTCATCAAGAATGAGTATTATCGTTTACACGACAAGTTTTATTTTACCATATTTTAACGATATTTTCAAGTGGTTTTAATAGATTTCGGCCTTGCTTTCGATAAAAAATAATAAAAGAGACTCAAATCGAGCCTCTTTATTTCATTCATTAGTTTGGATAGATGTAAGTAACATAACCTTCAGAAGTTGTAGTTGGGTTGAACCATCCACGCTTGTTACCGATTGTACGATCTCCACCATAGTTTGATTCTGATACTTGAATGCTAGTTGATGATGAAACTGCTGTAACAACCGCTACGTGTCCATATCCACCGTCATTCCAACATGCAATCGCACCAACTTGTGGAGTTGATCCAGTACGGAATCCTGCAGCTGCTGCACTTGTAGCCCACTGTGCTCCGTTGCCCCAGTAATCTCCAGCCCAAGGTGCTAATGTCTTAGCTCCCCAAGTACATTCACCAGTTGGATAACTTGAAGCATTTGTACTGTATGTTGGACGCTGTCTTGTTGGAGTTGGTGCAGGTGCTGGAGTGTAGCTTGAATCATCATCTGATGAAGAGCTTGAAGTCGCTTGCACTTGATCTGAAAGTGTTGTATTTCCAGAAGCAACAACTGATTGTTGTTGACTTGTTTGACGTGCTTTATAAGCTGCTTCTGCTTCTGCAGCAGCACGTGCTTCTGCCTCTGCTGCCGCTTTCTGCTCTAGCAAACTAGCTTTCTCACCTTCTGCAGTAGCTTTCTCAGCAGCAAGATTCAACTCTGCAACCTTCAACTCAGCTTGCTTAGTTGTCAATGCCTGCGCATCATCAGCCAGTTTTTGTTGGTTCGCAATAACTGTATTAATTGCTTCATTATTGGCTACTTGTTTATCAGAAATTGCTTTTTTATCAGCCTTTTGTTGCTCCAACATTTTGTTGTTAGCCGATACAATCTCGCTCATTGCAGCAACACGCGAAATGGCTTCTGTGATTGATTTTGAGTTTACAATTGTATTAATGTAGCTAGTCGCAGCTCCATTTGTCTGTGCGCTACGTGCTTGTTTTTCTAAAGAAGCATTACGAGCCACGATATTTTTAGAAAGCTCTGTAATTTCTCCTTCAAGTTTTTTAGATTCAGCTTGTAATTTTTCGTTTTCGGCTTGCAAGCTTGCTTGCTCTGCTTGAATTGTTGAAACTTGACCTTGGATTTGATCCACTTGCTTTTGAGCTTCTTGTTGTTGCGCTGTTAAACTGCTAATTTTATTATCTTGAGCAGCAATTTTTTCATCAGTTGTTTCTGCACGAACAGTTGTCAATACTGCTGTTTGTGAGACCAATACTGTACTTAACAAAAGTGACGCTAAGATTTTTTTCTTCATATTCTGTCGATACTCCTTCTATTTGAGACATTACTAGTATACCAAAAAAAGACATAATAAATATTACGCCTTTGTTACATTTATATTTCTTTCTTATAGATAAATTTTTTCAAAAATAAATTGAAAAATGACAATCCATAAGAAGTTCAGAATCATTGATGGGACAAGGCTATAGACGATGAATATCGGCATGGAATCTACAGTCAGTCCCACGGCAAGAGCCAAAAGATAGCTCCCCATATCAAACAGAAAACTGATCACAATAATGGTCAACATCCTTGTCCAACGATTTGTCAAAATCACGCTATTGAACTTGTGGAGCGAAGCACCTATCAAGATAAACAAAAGCGTGGCAATTCCAATCAAGTGGAAAAAATAGATATCGTAAACCAAACCCACTATAAAACAATAGGCTAGGTAGAGATATTCTGACACTTCGATTGTTTCAAATAAGAGAAATAAAAATAGAAAATGACTGGCTAAATGAAAGTGGGGGAAAAAGGATCCCACCAATTGTCCAATATGTGCATCAATTAGCACAACAAAAGGGAGTAAAAAGAAAATACCAATTTGTTTTAACAATCTCATTGCTAATTCCCCACTAACTCTACCACATGAAGATCTTTGATATCAGCACTTAACTTTACAGTTACCTCTCGTGTTAGATAGTCACTGCTGTGCGTTGTACCAACAATCTCTCCAACAGGAATATCTTTGACATTAAAGTTTCCTAGCCCACCTGTAGTCACCTTGTCTCCAGCACTGATGTCACTATTACTATTTAATTGACTGATTTTAAGCAGTTCAGATTCCTTGTCATAACCAACGATAATTCCGTAAATTTCAGTAGAACCATGTTGGATTTTAACAGAGATCTTATCCGTGTTTTCAGCGTTGGTTAAAAGATTGACAGTTGTTGAATGATCTTCCACCTTTGAAACACTACCAACCAAGCCACCGTTTGCAATGACCAACATATTTTCAGAAGCTCCTTTTGAACTTCCTACATCAATTGTTAACTCTTGCTTCCAAGATACTGGAGCACGCATAATCACATCTGCTGCTAGGGTTTTTGTAGCCTGTAATTTTGACTTCATCTCTAGCAACTGACGTAGTTGTTCATTTTCTGTTTTTAAACGTTCTGATTGATTAGATTCTACCTCTAGTTGATAAAGTTGTTTTTTTAGACTCTCGTTTTCATTGTAAGTCTGCGTCAAATGTCCCAAATCCGATTTGAAAGCATCAAACCATTGAAAGGGTTTTTGAACAATTCTATCTACTAAGGAAATGCCATCTCCTAGTTTTGTCACAATAGCACTTGAATAGGTTGTCACTAATAGTACAGAAACTGCCAGAACTGTGACAAAAACGATGATTAGATATTTTGATTTTTTAAAACGGTTCATATTCCTACCTTTTTACTAAAGATCTACTACTGTGATTTTTTATCAATCTTACGAATCCACTAAGATTTTAAGAAAAATAAGAGACATCCCAGCACCAGAATCACAAGAATCGCCAGTGTATCCTTTTGACTCCATCTCAACTGTCTATACTGACTTCTACCCTTTCCTCCCTGATAACCACGCGCTTCCATGGCTATTGCCAATGAATCTGCACGCTTTAAGCTCGTAGCAAAAAGAGGAATTAAAATCGGAATCATAGCCTTTACTTTTTGAACGATGCTTCCCTCACCAAAGTCAACTCCACGAGCTTTCTGAGCATTCATAATTCGCGTCGTGTCATCCATCAAGGTTGGAACAAAACGCAAACTCATTGATAACATGAGACCAATTTCATGAACGGGAACTTTCACGCGTTTCAGCGGTGCTAAAAGAGCTTCAACTGCAGCTGCCAGACTCAAAGGCATGGTCGTTAATGTCAGCAAGGTTGAAAAGAAAATAATCAACACAAAACGACAGAAAATGATTCCAGCTTGTTGCAAAGCATAGTCTGTTATTCTTATAAAAGAAAACTCAAATAGAACATTTCCACTTGAAATGAAAAAGAGCTGAAAAAGAGTCGTAAAAGCGATCAAGAAGAACATGGATTTTAATCCCTGAACGAAAAATGAGAGAGAAACACCCGACAAAGCGATAAATATACCTGTCGCTACAAATAGAATGAGATTGGTGAGGGGATTATTGGCCCAAAACACAACCAAAATCAGCAGGATCATGGCAAGCAATTTACTACGAGGATCCAAGCGATGAATGATAGAATCCCCTGGTATATAACGCCCTAAAATCATACTATCCATTTAGCGACTCCTTAAACTCCTCTATCTTGATTGGCAGTTTTTTAAAAGCTACACCTCTATCTGCCAAACGTTTACAAAAAGCAGTAATTTTAGGCACACCTAACTGCACTTTTTCCATAGAGGCTACATCTTGGAAAACTTCGCTCGGTTTACCACTTTTGACTAAACGCCCCTTTTCCATAACATAGACCTGATCAGCATACTCAGCTACATCATCCATCAAATGCGTTACCAGAACAATTGTCATTCCAGAAAGGTGAAGTTTTTTAAACAGGGTCATCAATTCTTTTCTGCCCAGAGGATCTAGCCCTGCTGTCGGCTCATCCAAAACCAATACAGTTGGCTCCATGGCTAGCATACCCGCTATAGCCACACGTCTCATCTGGCCACCCGAAAGTTCAAAAGGACTGCGCTCAAAGAGTGACTCATCGATGCCTACCAAGGCTAACTTTTCACGCGCAATTTTCTTGGCCTCTTCCTCAGAAACTCCAAAATTTTGCGGTCCAAATGCAACATCTTTCAAAACAGTCTCTTCAAAAATCTGATTTTCAGCAAATTGAAACACTAGACCAACCTGCTTTCGAATCTGGCGAATTTCTTTATTGGTTGATGTAGGGGTAATGACGGTATCAAAAACTCGAACAGAACCCTTACTTGGTACCAATAAGCCATTTAAAAGCTGTAAAATCGTTGATTTCCCACTACCTGTGTGCCCTACCAAAGCCGTATAGGAACCATCCTCAATCGTCAAGGAAACATCAGTCAAGGCTGATGAAGATAGGGGAGTCCCCTCTTGATAGGTAAAGCTCACATTTTCTAGAGTAATTCCCATAACTTGTCCTCTAGCTCTCCTTCTGTCAAATAGCCATCCGGCAACTGATAACCAGTCTCTCTCAAAGATTCTCTCAATTGATTAGTAAAAGGCTCATCTAACCCTATCTGGTCAAGGTCATCCCGAGAAAAAAGTTCTCTTGGGTTGCTGGTTGACTCCACTTGTCCTTTTTTCATGACCAAGACACGATCACTCATCGCAACTTCTTCTAAGTCGTGCGTAATGGAGATGACTGTCATCTGGTGATCTTTTCGAATCTCTTGAACAGTCTGAATCAGTTCTCTGCGCCCCTCGGGATCCAACATGCTGGTAGCCTCGTCCAGAATTAAAATAGCTGGTCTCAGGGCAACAACTCCCGCAATAGCCACACGCTGTTTTTGTCCACCAGATAAACGAGCTGGTTCTCTCTTCTTAAAGTCCAGCATCCCTACCAACTCCAAAGATTCAGCCACTCTCTTTTTCATTTCTTCACGAGGAAGTCCCTGATTTTCTAGGCCAAAGGCAACATCATCTTCAACAGTCGCCCCCACAAATTGGTTATCTGGATTTTGAAAAACCATACCAATTTGACGACGCAAGTCCCAAACGTTCTCAGAGGACAGCAGTTGGCCATCTATCCAGATTTCTCCAGACTCTGCTTCAAGCAAGCCATCAATCAAACGGATAGTTGTTGATTTTCCACTCCCATTATGGCCTACAATCGAAAGCCATTCTCCACGTTTCACGTGAAACGAGACATTATTAACGTCATAATGTTCCTGGTCTTCCTTATAACGAAAAGACAGATCTTTTACTTCAATAATCGATTTCATTTCGAACCAAATGTCCCTTTGAGTACATAAGCGCTACCCTTGAAATAATCATAACCAGAGTAGATAGTGAAAAACAAAGCTATATAAAGCAACAGTTGCCCAATTAAATTCCAATGTAAGAGCAAAAAGATAATGGCAAACATTTGACTAAAGGTCTTGATTTTCCCTGGCATCGCTGCTGCTAGAACTGTCCCTCCCGTCTCAACAAGCAACAAACGCAAGCCTGTCACCGCAAGTTCACGACAGATGATAATAGCAACAACCCAAGCTGGAGCCATACCTAACTCAATCAACATGATAAAAGCTGACATAACCAGCAACTTATCGGCCATCGGATCTGCAAACTTTCCAAAGTTGCTGACTACATTCCATTTTCGAGCAAGATAGCCATCGAGATAATCCGTTATACTAGCAACTGCAAAGATGATTGCTGCCAGAAGGTGACTGCCTTGTGAATGACCCAAAGTCAAAATAAGAATAAAGAGAGGTATAAAGAGAATTCTACCAATAGTTAATACATTAGGAATTTGTTCTTTTTTCATTGATTTTTCCTTAATCTGTAGTAAATGTAAGTGTTACAGTTCCAGTCTGAGTCGTCAACTTGGAAGTATCAATCGTTTGATTATCTACAGTCACAGTAACTCCCTTTACCACACCCAAAGTAATCGTTACAGAATCTTTCGTTGAAACTGTTGTTTTTGCATTTTTATTGTCTGCGGATAGTGTCACACCACCCTCTAGCTCGCTTCCTGAAACACTAACCCAGCT of Streptococcus oralis contains these proteins:
- the mreC gene encoding rod shape-determining protein MreC, with translation MNRFKKSKYLIIVFVTVLAVSVLLVTTYSSAIVTKLGDGISLVDRIVQKPFQWFDAFKSDLGHLTQTYNENESLKKQLYQLEVESNQSERLKTENEQLRQLLEMKSKLQATKTLAADVIMRAPVSWKQELTIDVGSSKGASENMLVIANGGLVGSVSKVEDHSTTVNLLTNAENTDKISVKIQHGSTEIYGIIVGYDKESELLKISQLNSNSDISAGDKVTTGGLGNFNVKDIPVGEIVGTTHSSDYLTREVTVKLSADIKDLHVVELVGN
- the cysK gene encoding cysteine synthase A; the encoded protein is MTIYNNITELIGQTPIVKLNNVVPEGSADVYVKLEAFNPGSSVKDRIALSMIEKAEQDGILKPGATIVEATSGNTGIGLSWVGAAKGYKVVIVMPETMSVERRKIIQAYGAELVLTPGSKGMKGAIAKAQEIAAERDGFLPLQFNNPANPEVHERTTGAEILAAFGSDGLDAFVGGVGTGGTISGVSHALKAVNPNIQVFAVEADESAILSGEKPGPHKIQGISAGFIPDTLDTKAYDGIVRVTSDDALALGREIGGKEGFLVGISSAAAIYGAIEVAKKLGTGKKVLALAPDNGERYLSTALYEFEV
- the rpsB gene encoding 30S ribosomal protein S2 encodes the protein MAVISMKQLLEAGVHFGHQTRRWNPKMAKYIFTERNGIHVIDLQQTVKYADQAYDFMRDAAANDAVVLFVGTKKQAADAVKEEAERSGQYYINHRWLGGTLTNWGTIQKRIARLKEIKRMEEEGIFDVLPKKEVALLNKQRARLEKFLGGIEDMPRIPDVMYVVDPHKEQIAVKEAKKLGIPVVAMVDTNTDPDDIDVIIPANDDAIRAVKLITAKLADAIIEGRQGEDAAAVEAEFVASEAQADSIEEIVEVVEGDNA
- the pgsA gene encoding CDP-diacylglycerol--glycerol-3-phosphate 3-phosphatidyltransferase, which encodes MKKEQIPNVLTIGRILFIPLFILILTLGHSQGSHLLAAIIFAVASITDYLDGYLARKWNVVSNFGKFADPMADKLLVMSAFIMLIELGMAPAWVVAIIICRELAVTGLRLLLVETGGTVLAAAMPGKIKTFSQMFAIIFLLLHWNLIGQLLLYIALFFTIYSGYDYFKGSAYVLKGTFGSK
- a CDS encoding energy-coupling factor transporter transmembrane component T family protein, encoding MDSMILGRYIPGDSIIHRLDPRSKLLAMILLILVVFWANNPLTNLILFVATGIFIALSGVSLSFFVQGLKSMFFLIAFTTLFQLFFISSGNVLFEFSFIRITDYALQQAGIIFCRFVLIIFFSTLLTLTTMPLSLAAAVEALLAPLKRVKVPVHEIGLMLSMSLRFVPTLMDDTTRIMNAQKARGVDFGEGSIVQKVKAMIPILIPLFATSLKRADSLAIAMEARGYQGGKGRSQYRQLRWSQKDTLAILVILVLGCLLFFLKS
- a CDS encoding energy-coupling factor ABC transporter ATP-binding protein, with translation MKSIIEVKDLSFRYKEDQEHYDVNNVSFHVKRGEWLSIVGHNGSGKSTTIRLIDGLLEAESGEIWIDGQLLSSENVWDLRRQIGMVFQNPDNQFVGATVEDDVAFGLENQGLPREEMKKRVAESLELVGMLDFKKREPARLSGGQKQRVAIAGVVALRPAILILDEATSMLDPEGRRELIQTVQEIRKDHQMTVISITHDLEEVAMSDRVLVMKKGQVESTSNPRELFSRDDLDQIGLDEPFTNQLRESLRETGYQLPDGYLTEGELEDKLWELL
- the pcsB gene encoding peptidoglycan hydrolase PcsB, which translates into the protein MKKKILASLLLSTVLVSQTAVLTTVRAETTDEKIAAQDNKISSLTAQQQEAQKQVDQIQGQVSTIQAEQASLQAENEKLQAESKKLEGEITELSKNIVARNASLEKQARSAQTNGAATSYINTIVNSKSITEAISRVAAMSEIVSANNKMLEQQKADKKAISDKQVANNEAINTVIANQQKLADDAQALTTKQAELKVAELNLAAEKATAEGEKASLLEQKAAAEAEARAAAEAEAAYKARQTSQQQSVVASGNTTLSDQVQATSSSSSDDDSSYTPAPAPTPTRQRPTYSTNASSYPTGECTWGAKTLAPWAGDYWGNGAQWATSAAAAGFRTGSTPQVGAIACWNDGGYGHVAVVTAVSSSTSIQVSESNYGGDRTIGNKRGWFNPTTTSEGYVTYIYPN
- a CDS encoding energy-coupling factor transporter ATPase, with product MGITLENVSFTYQEGTPLSSSALTDVSLTIEDGSYTALVGHTGSGKSTILQLLNGLLVPSKGSVRVFDTVITPTSTNKEIRQIRKQVGLVFQFAENQIFEETVLKDVAFGPQNFGVSEEEAKKIAREKLALVGIDESLFERSPFELSGGQMRRVAIAGMLAMEPTVLVLDEPTAGLDPLGRKELMTLFKKLHLSGMTIVLVTHLMDDVAEYADQVYVMEKGRLVKSGKPSEVFQDVASMEKVQLGVPKITAFCKRLADRGVAFKKLPIKIEEFKESLNG
- the mreD gene encoding rod shape-determining protein MreD, with protein sequence MRLLKQIGIFFLLPFVVLIDAHIGQLVGSFFPHFHLASHFLFLFLLFETIEVSEYLYLAYCFIVGLVYDIYFFHLIGIATLLFILIGASLHKFNSVILTNRWTRMLTIIVISFLFDMGSYLLALAVGLTVDSMPIFIVYSLVPSMILNFLWIVIFQFIFEKIYL
- the tsf gene encoding translation elongation factor Ts, which produces MAEITAKLVKELREKSGAGVMDAKKALVETDGDIEKAIELLREKGMAKAAKKADRVAAEGLTGVYVNGNVAAVIEVNAETDFVAKNAQFVELVNATAKVIAEGKPANNEEALALTMPSGETLEAAYVSATATIGEKISFRRFALIEKTDAQHFGAYQHNGGRIGVISVIEGGDEALAKQLSMHIAAMKPTVLSYKELDAQFVKDELAQLNHVIDQDNESRAMVNKPALPHLKYGSKAQLTEEVIAQAEADIKAELAAEGKPEKIWDKIIPGKMDRFMLDNTKVDQAYTLLAQVYIMDDSKTVEAYLDSVNASVVEFARFEVGEGIEKAANDFEAEVAATMAAALNN